The DNA region GACAACTCGTCATGTTATAAAAACCCATGTATCAAAATAGTCATGTGCAGGGTTTGTTGAATGGCATTTATATTAGCATTCGGAAACTAAATACTCAACTCTGGTCTAAGAGAATCTGACACTTTCTCGTTTGGTGGTCTCTCTGAGAAGCCCTTATCACTTATGTTAATTAATGAGGTTATTTGATACCTTCGATTTGTTCTGCACGTGGGTCACTTGCTTCAAGCAGGACCTCCACAGTCACAACTCAGACGCGTTAGGAAGACAGCCCAATATATCTGTCGACTCGACTTCAATGTTCCTCAAGACGATAGTCTAAAATAAAGGTCGAAGGAATTTAATCGCGACATTATTGCCTTAACACTCTAAATGCTGGGTGTTCTTTCTGGGCAACTTCTTGGCACGACTATTTCGAACTGAAAAAGCCACCGGACTTTTGATTGCTCCAAGTTCCTGCACAAAATTTGACGACGTGATGTCTTGAAACATCAATATGAGCGAAATTGATCTGGTCTGAGAAAATTATCTGACGAGGTCTCGGCGTAACACTGCCTGGAATCACTCGTGCTGATCTAGTAGCCCCTTACCAAATCTTAATAGCCATAAATGAACGAGATtgctaatttaattaattcttcaAAATTACCGTAAATAGTAGTCACATTAGGAGGAATATAATGTGTCCACCAAATAGTTGCTACTGGTAGCTCGATAACTTAATCAGGGAATGTGTTTGTACTGCAgttgtattttttaatagtTCGGAGGGAGATCCTGTAAGTTATTTGCCTGCTAAGACTAATAAAATCGCGTCAAATCTCAGGTCTATTACCAAATGGTAACTTCGAGTACGGCCCGAAGCCGTGGCAGCTCAAAGGCACAGTGGTGACAAGCAAAACTGCCATTCCGAACTGGGAGATCTCAGGCTATGTGGAGTACATTAAATCAGGTCAGACACAGGGTGACATGTTATTAGTCGTGCCAGAGGGAGCCTTTGCAGTTAGGCTTGGCAACGAGGCATTGATAAAGCAGAAGGTGAACGTCACTAAGGATAGGTTCTACTCAATCACATTCAGCGCCGCCCGTACTTGCGCCCAGGAGGAGAAGCTGAAAGTGTCGATATCACCCAACTCAAAGGGGGACGACAATGGAGTCCTTCCAATGCAAACGATGTACAGCAACAGCGGGTGGGATTCATACGCTTGGGGGTTCCAGGCAGATGCGGAGGAGGTGACTATCTCGATCCACAACCCCGGCGTGGAGGAGGATCCTGCTTGTGGACCTCTTATCGATTCAGTTGCCTTGAAGGTTCTACGTCTTCCCAAGCGTACCGGAGGTGCACGATCTATTACATTTGTCATCCAATAAAAGCATCTGTGCTTCTCATTCAGTCTGCACTATTGCTCATAAATTTGTACCTGACTATCAATGTTTTAATCAACAGACAACTTGTTGAAGAATGGGGATTTCGAGTATGGCCCATACATCATGCCAAAGACATCGTGGGGGGTCCTAATCCCACCCCACATCGAGGATAACCACAGCCCATTGCTTGGGTGGATCGTCGAGTCCCTCAAGGCCGTGAAGTATGTAGACTCTCAACACTTTTTTGTCCCAACCGGCAAACGAGCTGTGGAGCTCGTAGCTGGAAAAGAGAGCGCCCTTGCACAAGTGGTCCGCACCAACCCTGGGAGAGTCTACGTCCTCTCTTTCGCTGTTGGGGATGCAAAGAATTCTTGCAAAGGGCAATTGGCGGTGGAGGCCTACGCTGGGAAAGAGTCCACTAAGGTATTCTACACTTCTAAGGGCACAGGCGGTTTCGGCCGAGCAAAGCTTCGGTTCAGGGCCATCTCCACCCACACAAGGGTCATGTTCCTCAGCTCGATCTACACAATGACGAGTGACAACACAGGCTCCCTCTGTGGACCCGTGATTGATGATGTGAAGCTAGTCAGCGTTCGCAGCAGAAAACTGGCGTAGACTCGCACCTAGCTGAGCTATGAATTCATTTTCCCCCTTCCCCTCTACGCTTCTTCCCCTCTATGCATATCAATTTCTTGTCGAGCGAGTGCCAATTGAGTTTCTCCAATCATGTGCACTTATCGTTCTTCATCAACTAGAAACTGTTAGCAAtgctgaaataaaatgtaGAAATGTGATCAATTGTCATATGCTTCTGAGATCAATCTGCCTCGGACAATCAACACGAAAGAGGACCAGGTATAAAAACCTCAGGGATTCtttgagaaaaggaaaaacaaaaaaaatgccTAATTAGGTAGAAGTCATGGTTTCCAACAGACTCATCGACAACTTTAAAATTAGACCATTTAGCGACATggtttaattaaaacaaacTCTTCCAACAATTGTTCTTTAACCCTTGCAttcagcaaaagaaaaaagagaatctCAAAATACCTCAGATGGTGAATTTTGTGCCAATTACCATAGTGACGAGCAAACAGAAGCAGGAACTGCATATGATCCATGATCTATCAATGGCACTTCAAAATCTCCTCCCTGCTCAGATCCATCAGAGCTGAGCCTTTAAATGGAACTGTCTGCTCATGCTCAGCAGTCAAATTTACAACAAAGTCTGTGGCAAGGCATTCACTTATACGGGAAAATGATCGTTCAAAGATTGAACTGATCTATTACAGCATAGCTGCTTAGTAGCTATACCGACCAATGCAAAACTACTTGAGTTCAagcaaataaaaatgaaaaacactGGAAAGCTGCTCGTCTTGTTCATTCAGGGTGCACTCTTCACTGACTTCTCAAACTAACCTAATACTATGGATTAGTAAATTGCAATTAACGAAGAGTAAATTTAAAACCTCCAGATATCACGTAGCACGTTACGGATTGGAGATCTCCAGATATCACTTAGCAGATTATGGATTAGTCATGACTTTGTAATTGTAGTAGACAGGTAGCATAAGAAATGTTAATACAGAAACCTGGCAGATGCTATCCGCAATCTACCTGAAGAGATGCACCATCTCCAAGATCTACCCCCATAATCTCGGGGCTCTGGTAAAAAGAGAATAGACCTCTGACCATGGCCATGAGATCTGCTTGGGAACCATCATCTGCCCATCATAGTAAACTTTAAGTCTGCCAGATGATTCGAAGATGACCACAAGAGTTCCTTGCAATACCGGGGTTAAAAtgttatatatgtaaaaaaaacaAGTGAGAAAATTATTCAATCTATGGAGTCATCATAACACAAAAGTAAATTCACATGGATTGCCTAAACAGAGAGATGAATATTTAGCTCAGTTTACATAATTCAAGGGCTCATCAGCATAACAAATCTCAATGTCTCAAATGGATAACACAGGAAAGAAATATGGAAACTTTGTGCATTGCAATGATTCACTCTTTTATGCATTGCAGGACAAAACTTCAAAGAATCGCTATTTTATCAATACTAACTAGATGCTTACAATGTCATCATTTCTGAATGACCTATTGTAGACCTAAAAAAGTGAACGTTTATTACATAAGCAAATATCAACATTCACTTCTGCATCTTCAAGATATCAACAGTATAAACTGAGATATAGAGGGAAGTGGAGAAGAGGAAACTAGGAGGAAAATGATTTGAGATTCTCGACCCAGTTAACAGATAAGAATTCTTGTACTAGAAGAAACTAAAGTTCTTACTAGTGTCAAATGTTCATCATCTGAAATGTGGAGTGACCGGCGAAGATTTGACAtatttgtttcttcttcccAACTAAAAGGCCCAGAAGCAAATAATGCTTGAATGGCGTGACTATAGGCCTGCAATTCTGAACTATGTGATCTTCTGGGCGAATTTTCTTTCACATGTCGGGGAATCGCTTTTTCCTTGTATTTGCTTACACAAGATGATTCAGCATCAGAAGATTCATCTGCATTCTCTGGATTGCGGTGATCCGTGAAGCTACATGGCAGATCACTATCGTTAGCGCTACAGCTACCAACAGATGATGTGCAACTCTCAGCATCTATTGTTGTTGATGTCCTCAGTTGAGAACTATCACTTCTCCCTCCAATATCCGTATTAAGAAAGCCGGTTCTTTCAATTCTAGAGAAAGAAAGCAAGTTATTCTCTCCCAATGATTTCTTTCTGGCATCCATCCTTCCCAATCTAAGATATGGATTCTCGGGATGAATCTGCCAGTCACCAACATCTTTCTCAttcacttttcttttctgaggCCCTACATGATGTGCTTCAACAGCAGATGAAGTTAAAGGTGATTTCCGCTTGGTCGCTTCTTTTGGTAGCACGTGAGGGATAGGAACTGCGCTATTTTTCTCATCTGAGAAGCAGGAATTTCTGACATGTGACCCAGCAAGCCTCTTTCTCTCAGTAGAGCAACTCCGAGTGCCCTGCAAGACATCCCAGAACATAATAAGAGAACATCCACAGAAAAAAGAGTGATGAAAGCGTTATGCAATCACTGTCATGATGAGAAGTCTCACCCGATCACTAATGTATTGGCAACTTATTGAGAAAATACGAAAGAATATTAGCCATGTAAGCAATAAGCATATAGAATATATACATGATAGATCAAAATTACCTTTCCAAGGACAAACCACTTGCCGTCTTCCCATACTTGCCGAATCCTGAGCTGAAGTTTATGGCAACAGAGCTCCACAGCATATCCGAGTAGCCGCACAGTGTAGTTATTTCTATTGTTGACATCCATGATCATAGCTGCTCTCCAAGATTGATTGTGATAAACCTCAACTAGATCACCTGGAACCCAATCATCAATGGCTTGAACATGAGGTGGACAAGGCCTGATAGCCTTTCTGGGTACTCTCTCCACTTTGACCTCATCGGACCCTGAATTCAGATTGTACTTAACATAGTAATTTCGCCCATTTCCAGATATTATCTCTGCAGTGCACCAGACTCCAATTGAACCCTCTTCTGTGTTCAATACCTCAACTCTAGTCCCTTTCTTCAATCTCATTTTGCAAGTTCTCCACTGTGGATAAACTCGAAATCCTGAAATAGCACAGCCGAAGGGAAAATATTCAGtataaacaataataataacataaaACACGGATACAAAAAATCACAGAATTCATATTGACCAGAACGAGATCATAGAAATACTGAACACCATGAGTAGAGTGATCGCATTACTGCACAAGGAATCATTTAACACTATATCTGATTACCAACCTAAAGCAGCTGTTAATCAACGCGCATAAGAAACAGAAAGGCACGTGTCCGACTGCAAATTCACGTGGAAATTCTCTACTACTTCAGCAGCCTATGCCCTTTTATTACTAACAAGAGCCTTCTTCAGACAGTTTCAATGCAGAAACTTTTGATTAATCGAACAAAACTCCGAACATGAATCTTGCGCCTGAAAATCCCCAAAATTTCTCTCCCTACACTGCTGGCACTAAAAGCAACAACGATCAGACATCCACTAAGTCTACGATGAACTCGACAAATTCAAGCGCGATCATAAACTAAACGATCGACGGACGACATTAGCGTATCCACAGTTTACGTCAAAAACAAAACAATCCAGAACGACAGTCGAACTCGAAAAACAGCCGGCGAgaattaaaaaaggaaaaaaaaaaaaaggccttCGAGACGAAGTCAATCAATTCATTCGAGAGGAGGAAGCAGGCGGCCGGGAAGGAGTTTTCACTAACCTCAACTGATCGATCGCTTGGAGGACGCAGCGGAAGCGAGTTGGTTCGCTCGTTCGTGAAGGGAATGATGGACGATCGCTCGGTCGGTGATGGAATGATGAGAGAAGGCGTTGGCGGAGCGTCGCGTGGTTTCGTCTGTTGGGTGGGATGGATTGGTTCAGTTTAGGGTAGGGGGCAAGCCGAGTTTTGCGCCGTCCTTTGGAAGCAGCCCCACCCTGAAGGCCTCTCAGCCAATGGGGCTACGCCACGTCGGATATTAGGACAATCTCCTTGGGTATCAGGTTATCTGAAATTTCTTTTCCTcccaaaagtttttttttctttttgtcttctcttttttatggGAAAATTTCGGATTACATCCTAAATCTGGTCGGTCACGGGGTCATTTGGTTAGCATGATAGGGATTGAGAGGATTACCATTGATAAGGCAATGGAATTGGAGGAGATTAGATTTCAGATTTCAGttacttgaaaataaatactCGATACTcaacaaaaatttcaatacTAACAAACATCGGGGGATTCTTCAATTCGAATTAatggaagaaaaaatataagggAAAGAATAGTCAAATATCAATGCGTCGATCTCAACTTCTTATTGATTAAAAAGTTTTTCGAATGAATACAATAAGATAGGGTCCTCGATCCATTAATAAGTTCTTGCAGTTTCAATCTTCTAATAATCAATCATTTTACCGCATATACAGTttattataattgtgtttatttataatttaattaaataaatgtttAAAAATTAGTTGCGTGAGAAAATAAATGGGAGAAAAAGAGCAAGATGAAATATATTGTTTTGGCTTTTGGACAACTTTATATTGCTCTagacatacatacatatatagatatatatatatatatatatgcgaaGAAATCAAGATTTGAGttacaataaatatatgaatacaTAAAAATACTATTTGtgatgtttttatttttttataatttataaccatatctatatatatttgagcctaaatcataaaatattataaataggtTTTTTAGtgataattattcaaaattaacTAATTTTTCTAGTATAATTATCTTAAATAACTATATTTTAGTTGCTTTATTTTCTAAGATAATTTTCTTAGATTGAACGTTTCCTTTATGAAactatttttcaattcaaatatatatatatatatatatatatatatatacactttgcaattattttacttttctaaaTATTATTCAAAGTGTGCAATTCCAACTTAGAATACTAAATCCAATACGATATTCCAAAGGGGCAATCAATATCTATTTAACTTATTTATAGTTATGTTGGCGgaataaaatcataaattgCCATAACATAATCTAAATGATGTTAATGTAATATGATTATAATCAATATAATCATATAGCATAATCCTTTCCATTTTTCGGTGAACAATTTTCtacattaaatatttaattattttatattacttactattaaaaaatttaaataattctcACGCAACACGCTGGTACTCATCTAGTTTATATTGCATCTCAGAGTTTTAtttaaaacaaatcaaaaatcAATAAAGAAAGTAACTAAAGTAATAACAATAgctaaatttttctttttatatttatttttgggtaaattacacaaaaaaatttaaattttgtaaaacatatcagttttgttctaaattttgttttgtaacaaaaaaaatcacatgttttgaTAATCATCTCAAATTTGACCTCCCGCTATCATTCTGTTAAGTTTGCCGTCTATTTGCCTACGAGGACTTCACGGGACCCACAAAATTTACACATCATCTgatcatcttctcttttctttacaaaaataacctaaattttcataaaagtctcagttttgctCCAAATTTCGATttgcaatttaaaaaaatacatattttaaaaatttctcagaAATAGTCCATGAGATGAGATGCTAACCGGGGGCTGACTTTAGGagaaaaaacatatatttttttcattacaaatcaaatttatgatgaaattgagactttttgaaaatttgaatttttttatttaacctatcttatttgtttattgatTTATGTTTGAAGTTAACAGTTTACGtatgcaaaattgacggaatttataacggatgtcattattgagacaatttagaaaaattatggtttgttttgttacaaaacaaaatttaggacagaATTAagacgttttacaaaatttaagtttttttgtgtaatctgccctttattttttaaaaagttctcttaattttttatggcTTCCGAAAGAACCTGCTTTGCTTTCCCTTAAATGGGCCTGGGCCCATTTCCATCGTCATGGTGGGCCGAAAGCCGATTctccaattaatttaaatttatttatagcaTTGCGACGGAGGAGACGAGCCGAGGGGAGAcgagggttttagggtttcttGAACTGAAGCAGCAGAACAGCCGCCCGACCCTAAAGCGGC from Punica granatum isolate Tunisia-2019 chromosome 3, ASM765513v2, whole genome shotgun sequence includes:
- the LOC116199550 gene encoding uncharacterized protein LOC116199550 isoform X2, with the translated sequence MRLKKGTRVEVLNTEEGSIGVWCTAEIISGNGRNYYVKYNLNSGSDEVKVERVPRKAIRPCPPHVQAIDDWVPGDLVEVYHNQSWRAAMIMDVNNRNNYTVRLLGYAVELCCHKLQLRIRQVWEDGKWFVLGKGTRSCSTERKRLAGSHVRNSCFSDEKNSAVPIPHVLPKEATKRKSPLTSSAVEAHHVGPQKRKVNEKDVGDWQIHPENPYLRLGRMDARKKSLGENNLLSFSRIERTGFLNTDIGGRSDSSQLRTSTTIDAESCTSSVGSCSANDSDLPCSFTDHRNPENADESSDAESSCVSKYKEKAIPRHVKENSPRRSHSSELQAYSHAIQALFASGPFSWEEETNMSNLRRSLHISDDEHLTLELLWSSSNHLADLKFTMMGR
- the LOC116199550 gene encoding uncharacterized protein LOC116199550 isoform X3 — its product is MRLKKGTRVEVLNTEEGSIGVWCTAEIISGNGRNYYVKYNLNSGSDEVKVERVPRKAIRPCPPHVQAIDDWVPGDLVEVYHNQSWRAAMIMDVNNRNNYTVRLLGYAVELCCHKLQLRIRQVWEDGKWFVLGKGTRSCSTERKRLAGSHVRNSCFSDEKNSAVPIPHVLPKEATKRKSPLTSSAVEAHHVGPQKRKVNEKDVGDWQIHPENPYLRLGRMDARKKSLGENNLLSFSRIERTGFLNTDIGGRSDSSQLRTSTTIDAESCTSSVGSCSANDSDLPCSFTDHRNPENADESSDAESSCVSKYKEKAIPRHVKENSPRRSHSSELQAYSHAIQALFASGPFSWEEETNMSNLRRSLHISDDEHLTLVRTLVSSSTRILIC
- the LOC116199550 gene encoding uncharacterized protein LOC116199550 isoform X1, whose translation is MRLKKGTRVEVLNTEEGSIGVWCTAEIISGNGRNYYVKYNLNSGSDEVKVERVPRKAIRPCPPHVQAIDDWVPGDLVEVYHNQSWRAAMIMDVNNRNNYTVRLLGYAVELCCHKLQLRIRQVWEDGKWFVLGKGTRSCSTERKRLAGSHVRNSCFSDEKNSAVPIPHVLPKEATKRKSPLTSSAVEAHHVGPQKRKVNEKDVGDWQIHPENPYLRLGRMDARKKSLGENNLLSFSRIERTGFLNTDIGGRSDSSQLRTSTTIDAESCTSSVGSCSANDSDLPCSFTDHRNPENADESSDAESSCVSKYKEKAIPRHVKENSPRRSHSSELQAYSHAIQALFASGPFSWEEETNMSNLRRSLHISDDEHLTLMMVPKQISWPWSEVYSLFTRAPRLWG
- the LOC116199549 gene encoding uncharacterized protein LOC116199549 encodes the protein MKKATTLLLVLLSVICYTTASSVPDGLLPNGNFEYGPKPWQLKGTVVTSKTAIPNWEISGYVEYIKSGQTQGDMLLVVPEGAFAVRLGNEALIKQKVNVTKDRFYSITFSAARTCAQEEKLKVSISPNSKGDDNGVLPMQTMYSNSGWDSYAWGFQADAEEVTISIHNPGVEEDPACGPLIDSVALKVLRLPKRTGDNLLKNGDFEYGPYIMPKTSWGVLIPPHIEDNHSPLLGWIVESLKAVKYVDSQHFFVPTGKRAVELVAGKESALAQVVRTNPGRVYVLSFAVGDAKNSCKGQLAVEAYAGKESTKVFYTSKGTGGFGRAKLRFRAISTHTRVMFLSSIYTMTSDNTGSLCGPVIDDVKLVSVRSRKLA